From one Marmota flaviventris isolate mMarFla1 chromosome 1, mMarFla1.hap1, whole genome shotgun sequence genomic stretch:
- the LOC114107522 gene encoding olfactory receptor 7G2-like yields the protein MEARNHTAVSEFLLLGLTDDPALQPLLFSLFLSMYLVTILGNLLIILVVSSDSHLHTPMYFFLCSLSFNDISLSTTIIPKMLVNILRQDQSISYTGCLSQVCFVLVFVGMENCLLAVMAYDRYVAICNPLRYTVIMNPCLCGLLLLFSLFLSSVDALLHSLMILRLSFCTDLKIPHFFCELAPIIKLACSDTFIENILIYISFCIFAGVPLSGIIFSYIYIVSSVLRIPSSEGKHKAFSTCGSHLCVVSLFYGTGFGVYVSSSLTDSPRNSAVASMMYTLVPQMLNPFIYSLRNRDMKEAFRKLL from the coding sequence ATGGAAGCTAGAAACCACACAGCTGTTTCAGAATTCCTTCTCCTGGGACTGACAGACgacccagccctgcagcccctTCTCTTCAGCCTGTTcttgtccatgtacctggtcaccatcctggggaacctgctcatcatcttGGTGGTCAGCTCTGACTctcacctccacacccccatgtacttcttcctctgcaGCCTGTCCTTTAATGACATCTCCTTAAGCACAACCATCATCCCCAAGATGTTGGTGAACATCCTGAGACAGGATCAGAGCATCTCCTACACGGGATGCCTCTCCCAGGTCTGCTTTGTATTAGTGTTTGTTGGTATGGAGAATTGTCTCCTTGCAGtaatggcctatgaccgctatgtggccatctgcaatcCCCTGAGGTACACAGTCATCATGAACCCCTGCCTGTGTGGACTGCTTTTGCTGTTTTCCTTATTCCTCAGCTCTGTGGATGCCCTGCTGCACAGTCTGATGATCCTACGGCTGTCCTTCTGCACAGACTTAAAGATCCCCCACTTCTTTTGTGAACTTGCTCCTATCATCAAGCTGGCCTGTTCTGATACCTTCATTGAGAACATCttgatttatatttcattttgcatcTTTGCTGGTGTTCCTCTCTCTGGGATCATTTTCTCTTACATTTACATTGTGTCCTCTGTCTTGAGAATTCCATCATCAGAAGGAAAGCATAAAGCCTTTTCCACTTGTGGGTCTCACCTGTGTGTTGTCTCCTTGTTCTATGGGACAGGATTTGGGGTCTACGTTAGCTCTTCATTAACCGACTCACCCAGGAATTCTGCTGTGGCTTCAATGATGTACACTCTGGTCCCTCAGATGCTGAACCCCTttatctacagcctgaggaacagggacatgAAGGAGGCCTTCAGAAAACTCCTTTGA
- the LOC114107467 gene encoding olfactory receptor 7G2-like has translation MKFRNQTDVSEFLLLGLTDDPALQPLIFSLFLSMYLVTILGNLLIILAISSDSHLHTPMYFFLSNLSCTDICLSTTTVPKMLVNIQARDQSISYTGCLSQVCFVLIFTVLENFLLAVMAFDRYVAICHPLKYTAIMDPHLYIFLLQFSLLISTVDALFHTLMVLRLSFCTDLEIPHFFCELAEVLQLACSDILINNILVFVAACVFAGVPLLGIILSYIQIVSSVLRMPSSGGKHKAFSTCGSHLSVVSLFYGTGFGVYISSAVTDSPRKTAVASVMYSVVPQMLNPFIYSLRNRDMKEALRKLIGRVTQTVVISRKGFSPDHVVRSKGISS, from the exons ATGAAATTCAGAAACCAAACAGATGTTTCAGAATTCCTTCTCCTGGGACTGACAGATgacccagccctgcagcccctcATCTTCAGcctgttcctgtccatgtacctggtcaccatcctggggaacctgctcatcatcctggccatcagctctgactcccacctccacacccccatgtacttcttcctctccaatctCTCCTGCACTGACATCTGTTTAAGCACCACCACAGTCCccaagatgctggtgaacatccaAGCACGAGATCAAAGCATATCTTACACAGGCTGCCTCTCCCAGGTCTGCTTTGTCCTGATTTTTACTGTCTTGGAAAATTTTCTCCTTGCAGTGATGGCCtttgaccgctatgtggccatttgtCACCCCCTGAAGTACACAGCCATCATGGACCCCCACCTCTATATCTTCCTTCTTCAATTCTCTCTGCTCATCAGCACTGTGGATGCCCTCTTCCACACTCTGATGGTGCTGCGGCTGTCCTTCTGCACAGACCTGGAGATCCCCCATTTCTTCTGTGAACTAGCTGAAGTCCTCCAGCTGGCCTGTTCTGACATCCTTATTAACAACATCCTGGTGTTTGTTGCAGCCTGTGTATTTGCTGGTGTCCCTCTCTTGGGGATCATTTTATCATACATTCAAATTGTATCCTCTGTCTTGAGGATGCCATCATCAGGAGGAAAGCATAAAGCCTtttccacctgtgggtctcacctgtCTGTTGTCTCCCTGTTCTATGGGACAGGATTTGGAGTGTACATTAGCTCTGCAGTGACTGACTCCCCCAGGAAGACTGCCGTGGCTTCAGTGATGTACTCTGTGGTCCCTCAGATGCTGAACCCCTTTAtttacagcctgaggaacagggacatgAAGGAGGCCTTGAGGAAGCTCATTGGTAGG GTAACACAAACTGTAGTCATATCTAGAAAGGGGTTTTCACCAGATCATGTAGTTAGGTCTAAGGGAATCTCATCCTAG